In Arachis hypogaea cultivar Tifrunner chromosome 17, arahy.Tifrunner.gnm2.J5K5, whole genome shotgun sequence, a single window of DNA contains:
- the LOC140180664 gene encoding uncharacterized protein, with protein MAKAMKEQAQATTLMAQQLSTGDRDPNTPRLEEGQTRTTFADFKKIGPPDFRGALDPDKAEEWLTEMKKVFTIFPCTEVQQVNYATFMLKADAEFWWDGARRLLEDAGTDISWATFKEAFYKKYFPLSVRESKEMEFLQLKQDRMSIAEYTERFERLCKFSAMYKANPDEKWKCMKYQGGLRAEILTAIAPLEIREFSSLVSKCQVIEECTKKLASERSEAFKKRQLNQGSSQQLSQKKAFLGRPTGRQSQQGTNRQKPPTDTSPKATELKECASCGKQHRGRCLAGQNVCFRCFQPGHITRECPAVPPPPANAPQRQGRVFALSSEEAHQSEDRIEGKCTINGAPLTILYNTGASHSFISLSATSRISLCMTKLPYVLLVTTPTGKSVETQQEFCEIPVVQDFSDVFPEDIPSFPPTREVEFSIELMPGTGPISVAPYRMAPLELTELKNQLEELLQKGFIQPSASPWGAPVLFVKKKDGSMRLCVDYRQLNKITVKNKYPLPRIDDLMDQLQSATVFSKIDLRSGYHQIRVREEDIPKTAF; from the exons ATGGCCAAGGCAATGAAGGAGCAGGCCCAAGCCACTACTCTGATGGCTCAACAACTGTCCACTGGGGACAGGGACCCCAATACTCCCAGACTGGAGGAAGGACAAACCCGTACGACTTTTGCTGACTTCAAGAAGATTGGTCCGCCTGACTTCCGTGGGGCCCTCGACCCTGATAAGGCAGAGGAATGGCTGACAGAAATGAAGAAAGTATTCACAATTTTTCCATGCACGGAGGTGCAGCAAGTGAATTACGCTACCTTCATGCTCAAAGCTGATGCCGAATTCTGGTGGGATGGAGCAAGACGGTTGTTGGAGGATGCGGGAACAGATATCAGCTGGGCCACTTTCAAGGAAgctttctacaagaagtacttccCCCTTTCTGTTCGAGAGTCCAAGGAGATGGAGTTTCTTCAACTGAAGCAAGATAGGATGAGTATTGCGGAATACACAGAGAGGTTCGAGAGGCTCTGCAAATTTTCTGCAATGTATAAGGCTAATCCAGATGAAAAGTGGAAATGTATGAAGTATCAAGGAGGGCTCAGGGCAGAGATCCTAACCGCAATAGCCCCACTGGAAATCCGGGAGTTCTCCTCCCTTGTTAGCAAGTGCCAGGTGATCGAAGAATGCACCAAGAAACTAGCGTCAGAAAGAAGCGAGGCTTTCAAGAAAAGGCAGCTAAATCAAGGATCTTCTCAGCAGCTGTCACAGAAGAAGGCCTTTCTTGGAAGACCTACAGGAAGGCAATCTCAACAGGGCACAAACCGCCAGAAACCTCCCACCGACACCTCACCAAAGGCCACCGAACTCAAGGAATGTGCCTCGTGTGGAAAGCAACATAGGGGCAGGTGCCTGGCCGGACAAAATGTCTGCTTCCGGTGCTTTCAGCCAGGACATATCACCAGGGAATGTCCAGCAGTTCCCCCACCCCCTGCCAATGCACCCCAACGTCAAGGACGAGTCTTTGCCCTCAGCAGCGAGGAAGCCCACCAGTCAGAAGATCGAATCGAGGGTAAGTGCACAATTAATGGAGCTCCTTTAACTATCCTATACAATACTGGTGCTTCTCATTCATTTATATCTCTCTCTGCTACTAGTAGAATCAGTTTATGCATGACCAAACTACCATATGTCCTACTAGTAACCACCCCAACCGGTAAGAGTGTCGAAACTCAGCAG GAGTTCTGTGAGATACCAGTAGTACAAGACTTTTCAGATGTCTTTCCCGAAGATATACCCTCGTTTCCCCCAACACGAGAGGTTGAGTTTTCCATAGAACTGATGCCTGGGACAGGGCCAATCTCCGTAGCCCCTTACCGGATGGCTCCATTGGAACTCACTGaactgaagaaccaactagaggaGCTGCTGCAAAAAGGATTCATCCAACCAAGTGCCTCTCCCTGGGGAGCTCCGGTATTGTTTGTGAAGAAAAAGGACGGCAGCATGCGTCTCTGCGTGGACTATAGGCAACTCAACAAAATCACGGTGAAGAACAAGTATCCCCTCCCAAGAATAGATGACTTAATGGACCAACTACAAAGTGCAACAGTGTTCTCAAAAATTGACCTGAGATCAGGGTATCATCAAATAAGGGTAAGAGAGGAAGACATTCCAAAGACAGCATTTTGA